In Gemmatimonadales bacterium, the following are encoded in one genomic region:
- the pstB gene encoding phosphate ABC transporter ATP-binding protein PstB, protein MAEAALRAAPAQRPPQAPTVRVETDKLTAMYGKFTAVKGVSLTFDTNRVHALIGPSGCGKSTFLRTINRMHELSELGWITGRVLLDGDDIYAPKVNAMQLRRRIGMVFQRPTPFPTMSIYDNVAAGLRVGMRLSRAETDAVVERSLRQAALWEEVKDRLRASAMALSGGQQQRLCLARTIAPSPQVILLDEPTASLDPQGTQRIEELLFELKQHFTIIIVTHNMQQAARVSDTTTFFYLGTMVETGATRQIFTAPRNEQTEAYITGRFG, encoded by the coding sequence ATGGCTGAGGCCGCCCTCCGAGCCGCGCCGGCCCAGCGGCCGCCCCAGGCCCCGACGGTCCGGGTCGAGACCGACAAGCTCACGGCCATGTACGGCAAGTTCACGGCGGTGAAGGGCGTCTCACTCACGTTCGACACCAACCGGGTGCACGCGCTGATCGGTCCGTCGGGCTGCGGCAAGTCGACCTTCCTGCGCACGATCAACCGGATGCACGAGCTCTCCGAGCTGGGATGGATCACCGGACGCGTGCTGCTGGACGGGGACGACATCTACGCACCCAAGGTGAACGCGATGCAGCTCCGGCGGCGGATCGGCATGGTGTTCCAGCGGCCCACCCCGTTTCCGACCATGTCGATCTACGACAACGTGGCGGCCGGCCTCCGGGTAGGTATGCGGCTGTCGCGGGCGGAGACCGACGCGGTTGTCGAGCGGTCGCTTCGCCAGGCGGCGCTGTGGGAGGAAGTGAAGGACCGGCTCCGGGCCAGCGCCATGGCGCTGTCCGGCGGCCAGCAGCAGCGGCTCTGCCTGGCGCGCACCATTGCCCCCTCGCCCCAGGTGATTCTGCTCGACGAGCCGACCGCCTCGCTCGATCCGCAGGGCACCCAGCGGATCGAGGAGCTCCTGTTCGAGCTCAAGCAGCACTTCACCATCATCATCGTGACCCACAACATGCAGCAGGCGGCGCGAGTGTCGGACACCACGACGTTCTTTTATCTCGGGACCATGGTCGAGACCGGCGCCACCCGCCAGATCTTCACCGCACCCCGGAACGAGCAGACCGAGGCCTATATCACTGGGAGGTTTGGATGA
- the pstA gene encoding phosphate ABC transporter permease PstA: protein MNRRLLRRGFSNVMVGLMVGAVIVALLPLFFILVNLLLKGAGSLSLDFFTKTPAPAGEHGGGVVHAIIGTLLIVGVASLIGLPIGIAAGIYCAEYPTSRITWVTRFVADVMNGTPSIVVGVFAWTWIVAKQKHFSAFAGSAALAMLMVPMVLRTSEEMIKLVPNSLREAALALGYPRWRTSLSIVVRTTLPGIVTGSLLAVARIAGETAPLLFTALGSQYLSFNLNQPMAALPLTVFTYATGPYEEWHQNAWAAALVLILVVFILSIGARLAIRRRFDLNG from the coding sequence GTGAACCGTCGACTGCTCCGCCGCGGCTTCAGCAATGTGATGGTGGGGCTCATGGTGGGCGCCGTGATCGTGGCCCTGCTGCCCCTCTTCTTCATCCTGGTGAACCTGCTGCTCAAGGGCGCCGGCAGTCTCTCGCTCGACTTCTTCACCAAGACACCCGCGCCGGCGGGAGAGCACGGCGGCGGCGTGGTGCACGCCATCATCGGGACCCTGCTCATCGTCGGGGTCGCGAGCCTCATCGGGCTTCCCATCGGGATCGCGGCCGGGATCTACTGCGCCGAGTACCCCACCAGCCGGATCACCTGGGTCACCCGCTTCGTCGCCGACGTCATGAACGGCACGCCGTCCATCGTCGTGGGAGTCTTCGCCTGGACCTGGATCGTCGCGAAGCAGAAGCACTTCTCCGCTTTCGCCGGGAGCGCCGCGCTGGCCATGCTGATGGTGCCGATGGTGCTCCGGACCAGCGAGGAGATGATCAAGCTGGTGCCCAACTCGCTGCGCGAAGCCGCCCTGGCGCTGGGCTATCCGCGCTGGCGGACCAGCCTCAGCATCGTGGTCCGGACCACCTTGCCGGGAATCGTCACCGGGAGCCTGCTGGCCGTGGCACGCATCGCAGGGGAAACCGCGCCCCTGCTGTTCACCGCCCTGGGCAGCCAGTATCTCAGCTTCAACCTGAACCAGCCGATGGCGGCGCTGCCGCTGACCGTGTTCACCTATGCCACCGGCCCGTACGAGGAATGGCATCAGAACGCCTGGGCTGCCGCCCTGGTCTTGATCCTCGTGGTGTTCATCCTGAGCATCGGTGCGCGGCTGGCGATCCGGCGGAGGTTCGACCTCAATGGCTGA
- the pstC gene encoding phosphate ABC transporter permease subunit PstC gives MTALTEREPPRASAAAPASLEVRSYGDRLFKLLLTIGAVSVPVLLGFLVFELWQGARLAIAKFGLGFATSSVWDPVTEEFGAFPLIFGTLVSSLIALVIAVPLSLGVAIYLTEFAPKSVRQPVAFLISLLAAIPSVVYGLWGIFVLIPLLRHSVFPLLRSGLGFLPLFHGPIYGPSMLAAGIILAIMVMPYVMSVSREVLMAVPNTQREASLALGATRWEAVITTVVPYARSGIIGAVILGLGRALGETMAVTMLIGNRHEIASSLFAPGYTMAAAIANEFSEAVGDMHLSALAYVAFLLFLVTVIVNAGARLLIWRVARGSGAGSKAL, from the coding sequence ATGACGGCACTGACCGAGCGCGAGCCGCCCCGAGCATCGGCAGCGGCCCCGGCCTCCCTGGAAGTCCGCAGTTACGGGGACCGGCTGTTCAAGCTGCTCCTCACAATCGGTGCCGTGAGTGTGCCCGTGCTGCTCGGCTTCCTGGTCTTCGAGTTGTGGCAGGGCGCCAGGTTGGCGATCGCGAAGTTCGGATTGGGCTTCGCGACCAGCAGCGTGTGGGATCCGGTCACCGAGGAGTTCGGGGCTTTCCCGCTGATCTTCGGGACCCTGGTCTCCTCCCTCATCGCCCTGGTGATCGCGGTGCCGCTGTCGCTCGGCGTCGCCATCTACCTCACCGAGTTCGCTCCCAAGTCGGTGCGCCAGCCGGTCGCCTTCCTGATCAGCCTGCTGGCAGCCATCCCCAGCGTGGTCTACGGACTCTGGGGCATCTTCGTCCTCATCCCGCTGCTCCGGCACAGCGTCTTCCCCCTGCTCCGCTCCGGGCTGGGGTTCCTGCCCTTGTTCCACGGGCCGATCTACGGACCGTCGATGCTGGCGGCGGGGATCATCCTGGCCATCATGGTGATGCCCTACGTCATGTCGGTCTCGCGCGAGGTCCTCATGGCAGTCCCCAACACCCAGCGGGAGGCCTCCCTCGCCCTGGGCGCCACCCGCTGGGAAGCCGTGATCACGACCGTGGTGCCCTACGCCCGGTCGGGAATCATCGGGGCCGTGATCCTCGGCCTCGGGCGCGCGCTGGGGGAGACGATGGCAGTGACGATGCTGATCGGCAACCGGCACGAGATCGCGTCCTCGCTCTTCGCGCCAGGATATACCATGGCCGCGGCGATCGCCAACGAGTTCTCCGAGGCGGTGGGAGACATGCACCTCTCGGCGCTGGCCTACGTCGCCTTCCTGCTCTTCCTGGTCACGGTGATCGTCAACGCCGGCGCGCGGCTGCTGATCTGGCGGGTGGCCCGCGGGTCGGGCGCCGGGAGCAAGGCGCTGTGA
- the pstS gene encoding phosphate ABC transporter substrate-binding protein PstS translates to MRRHTLAMAAGWAAMALACSGGDSGSKDRAGGQPAGGAAGAMLTGAGATFPNPIYTKWFDAYARETGVRINYQSIGSGGGIRQFSQGTVDFGATDGPMTDAQIAAVKGNVRHVPTVLGAVAITYNLPSVGRTRLRFDGTTLADIFLGRITRWNDRRIAALNPGAALPAQDIIVAHRSDGSGTTYIFSDYLAKISPDWKEKVGRATSVEWPTGLGGKGNEGVTQQVKQSEGAVGYVELIYAISNGLPSAVLQNAAGRFVEPTLESVTAAAASAELGPDTDFRVSITNALGDAAYPISSFTWLLVPKVPRDAGKSKALENFLRWMLTPAAQRMASELHYAPLPGPVVELVRTSLGPS, encoded by the coding sequence ATGCGGAGACACACGCTCGCGATGGCCGCCGGATGGGCCGCCATGGCACTGGCCTGCTCAGGCGGCGATAGTGGATCGAAGGACCGTGCCGGGGGACAGCCGGCAGGCGGCGCGGCCGGCGCGATGCTGACCGGCGCCGGGGCCACCTTCCCCAACCCGATCTACACCAAATGGTTCGACGCCTACGCCCGGGAGACCGGGGTGCGGATCAACTATCAGTCGATCGGCTCGGGCGGGGGCATCCGCCAGTTCAGCCAGGGGACGGTGGATTTCGGGGCGACCGATGGCCCGATGACCGACGCACAGATCGCGGCGGTGAAGGGAAACGTCCGGCATGTCCCCACCGTGCTCGGTGCGGTGGCGATCACGTACAACTTGCCCTCGGTCGGCCGTACCCGGCTTCGCTTCGACGGGACCACGCTGGCGGACATCTTCCTGGGGCGAATCACCCGGTGGAACGACCGGCGGATCGCCGCCTTGAATCCCGGGGCGGCCCTGCCGGCGCAGGACATCATCGTGGCCCATCGGTCCGACGGGTCGGGCACCACCTACATCTTCAGCGACTACCTCGCCAAGATTTCTCCGGACTGGAAGGAGAAGGTCGGGCGTGCCACGTCGGTCGAGTGGCCGACCGGTCTGGGCGGCAAGGGGAACGAGGGTGTGACCCAGCAGGTGAAGCAGTCGGAAGGAGCCGTGGGCTACGTGGAGCTGATCTATGCCATCTCCAACGGCCTGCCATCGGCCGTGCTGCAGAACGCGGCCGGCCGCTTCGTCGAGCCGACGCTGGAGAGTGTCACGGCCGCCGCCGCTTCCGCCGAGCTCGGGCCCGATACCGACTTCCGGGTCTCCATCACCAACGCGCTGGGTGACGCGGCGTATCCGATCTCGTCGTTCACCTGGCTGCTGGTGCCGAAGGTCCCGCGCGACGCCGGCAAGTCCAAGGCGTTGGAGAACTTTCTCCGCTGGATGCTGACACCGGCCGCTCAACGGATGGCGTCCGAGCTGCACTACGCACCGTTGCCCGGTCCGGTGGTGGAGTTGGTCCGCACCAGCCTCGGTCCCTCGTGA
- the pstS gene encoding phosphate ABC transporter substrate-binding protein PstS has protein sequence MTGRHLLVAFTALTAAVPAAGQTLTGAGATFPNPIYTKWFDAYNKKTGVQINYQSIGSGGGIRQFTEGTVDFGASDGPMNESQISAVNGNVLHVPTVLGAVVVTYNLPSLGATKLKLDGNVLVDIFMGRITTWNDKRIAALNPGVKLPDTDLIVVHRSDGSGTSYIFTDYLNKFSREWKDKVGYATSVNWPVGLGGKGNEGVTQQIKQTEGALGYVELIYALSNNLPYASIKNAAGQFVEPTLESVTAAAAGTKLPKDTDFRVSITNAEGATAYPISSFTWLLVHKDAKDAAKAKLLKDFLTWMITPDAQKMAAELKYAPLPAEVVSLIQARLPTLKAAGKAIALN, from the coding sequence ATGACAGGACGCCATCTGCTCGTCGCCTTCACCGCGCTGACCGCGGCGGTGCCTGCGGCCGGCCAGACCCTCACCGGAGCCGGGGCGACCTTCCCCAATCCGATCTACACCAAGTGGTTCGACGCCTATAACAAGAAGACCGGCGTCCAGATCAACTATCAGTCGATCGGGTCCGGCGGTGGTATCCGCCAGTTCACCGAGGGGACGGTCGACTTCGGCGCCAGCGACGGACCGATGAACGAGTCGCAGATCTCGGCCGTCAACGGCAACGTGCTCCACGTCCCCACCGTGCTCGGGGCCGTGGTGGTCACCTACAATCTGCCGTCACTGGGAGCCACCAAGCTCAAGCTGGATGGCAACGTGCTGGTCGACATCTTCATGGGCCGGATCACCACCTGGAACGACAAGCGGATCGCCGCGCTCAACCCCGGGGTCAAGCTGCCCGATACCGATCTCATCGTGGTCCACCGGTCCGACGGCTCGGGCACCAGCTACATCTTCACCGATTACCTGAACAAGTTCTCCCGCGAGTGGAAGGACAAGGTGGGGTACGCGACCTCGGTGAACTGGCCGGTGGGGCTGGGCGGCAAGGGCAACGAAGGGGTGACCCAGCAGATCAAGCAGACCGAGGGCGCGCTCGGCTATGTCGAGCTGATCTACGCGCTGAGCAACAATCTTCCGTACGCGAGCATCAAGAACGCGGCGGGCCAGTTCGTCGAGCCGACCCTGGAGAGCGTGACCGCCGCCGCGGCCGGGACCAAGCTGCCCAAGGACACCGATTTCCGGGTGTCGATCACCAACGCGGAAGGCGCCACCGCGTACCCGATCTCCTCGTTCACCTGGCTCCTGGTGCACAAGGACGCGAAGGATGCCGCCAAGGCGAAACTGCTCAAGGATTTCCTGACCTGGATGATCACCCCTGACGCGCAGAAGATGGCGGCGGAGCTCAAGTATGCCCCGCTTCCGGCGGAGGTGGTGTCGCTGATCCAGGCGCGGCTCCCCACCCTCAAGGCCGCCGGCAAGGCGATCGCGCTCAACTGA
- a CDS encoding porin gives MRPLARRTLGGVSLLLVAAFGTTRAQTTYPNVKVTGRLQEQFYYFDNKDYTAITGSQANFFTRRARIEARGNISENVVVYIQPSFEGGRNLSGVTTTCTSTDVPAGGGTPIITCKTNGRSGLRLRDAWIDVRFAKEGSKGTFFIRGGQEKRPFSRYELTSSNNLPSIERGGGQGILPRASNDLFAGNGFLSHDVGASARYEYKINDQQLVTAKFGVYNGQGESLNDVNDKKSFGARVTAAVTPKIEIGGSWFSHDGITTVSGLPDSSFTNSAWDVDAQYGKPGDEGLLVIGEFLHGKDATALKSKIQGIQGIAAYNYRLTSPTSWLYAIEPAFRIDVADPNTDLDNDRSTLITAVLGFYMSSKAQFRVAYERQSFQGANVPSISGVRSALTVSF, from the coding sequence ATGCGACCGCTGGCTCGGAGGACTCTTGGTGGTGTCTCGCTCCTGCTCGTGGCAGCATTCGGCACCACCCGCGCCCAGACGACGTACCCCAACGTGAAGGTGACCGGCCGTCTGCAGGAGCAGTTTTACTACTTCGATAACAAAGACTACACAGCCATCACCGGGTCCCAGGCGAACTTCTTCACCCGCCGGGCGCGCATCGAGGCGCGGGGAAACATCTCTGAGAACGTCGTCGTCTATATCCAGCCCTCCTTCGAGGGTGGCCGGAACCTGTCCGGCGTCACCACCACCTGCACCTCGACCGATGTGCCGGCCGGCGGCGGGACTCCGATCATCACCTGCAAAACCAACGGGCGGAGCGGTCTCCGGCTGCGCGACGCGTGGATCGACGTGCGCTTCGCTAAAGAGGGGTCGAAGGGCACCTTTTTCATCCGCGGTGGCCAGGAGAAGCGTCCCTTCAGCCGCTACGAGCTGACGTCCTCCAACAACCTCCCGTCCATCGAGCGGGGTGGCGGCCAGGGAATCCTGCCGCGGGCGTCGAACGACCTGTTCGCCGGCAACGGCTTTCTCTCGCACGACGTCGGAGCCAGCGCGCGCTACGAGTACAAGATCAACGACCAGCAGCTGGTCACGGCCAAGTTCGGGGTCTACAACGGGCAGGGTGAGAGCCTCAACGACGTGAACGACAAGAAGAGCTTCGGCGCCCGGGTCACGGCGGCCGTCACACCGAAGATCGAGATCGGCGGCTCCTGGTTCTCCCACGACGGCATCACCACCGTGAGCGGCCTGCCCGATTCGAGCTTCACCAACAGTGCCTGGGATGTGGACGCGCAGTATGGCAAGCCCGGCGACGAAGGGCTCCTCGTCATCGGGGAGTTCCTCCACGGGAAGGATGCCACGGCCCTCAAGAGCAAGATTCAGGGCATCCAGGGGATCGCGGCGTACAACTACCGTCTCACCAGCCCGACTTCCTGGCTGTACGCCATCGAGCCTGCGTTCCGCATCGACGTCGCCGATCCGAACACCGACCTGGACAACGACCGGTCGACGCTCATCACCGCCGTTCTGGGCTTCTACATGTCCAGCAAGGCGCAGTTCCGCGTGGCCTACGAGCGCCAGAGCTTCCAGGGCGCCAACGTGCCGAGCATCAGCGGGGTGCGTAGCGCGCTGACGGTGAGCTTCTGA
- a CDS encoding phosphatase PAP2 family protein has protein sequence MTIAVLGRLGAHDRALMLRCAIAPSASRRARATWTAVTHLGGTGPSVVAAGLPWFACCAAHRASATALVTLAVSHLIVQLVKRTVVRLRPSITCRHSGLVRDPDRFSFPSGHATASMAVALAYGGVFPDWSIPLATLAALVGFSRIRLGVHYPSDVLVGQLIAGATAVGVRAAF, from the coding sequence ATGACCATAGCCGTGCTGGGACGGCTCGGCGCCCATGACCGGGCGCTCATGCTCCGCTGCGCGATCGCGCCGTCGGCCTCCCGGCGCGCGCGCGCGACCTGGACCGCGGTGACTCACCTCGGAGGCACCGGCCCGAGTGTTGTCGCGGCCGGGCTGCCCTGGTTCGCCTGCTGTGCCGCCCACCGAGCGTCCGCCACCGCGCTGGTCACGCTCGCGGTCTCCCACCTGATCGTGCAGCTGGTCAAGCGGACGGTGGTGCGGCTCCGGCCCTCGATCACCTGCCGGCATTCCGGCCTGGTGCGGGATCCCGATCGCTTCTCCTTCCCGTCGGGCCACGCTACGGCTTCCATGGCGGTGGCGTTGGCCTACGGTGGCGTCTTCCCGGACTGGTCGATTCCCCTGGCCACTCTTGCCGCCCTCGTGGGATTCTCCCGCATCCGGCTGGGCGTGCACTACCCCAGCGACGTGCTGGTCGGACAACTCATCGCCGGCGCGACGGCAGTGGGCGTGCGCGCGGCATTCTGA
- a CDS encoding glycosyltransferase family 1 protein, with amino-acid sequence MRVLFCTDTYPPQVNGVSIVTALSVAGLTRLGWECAVVAPDYPEAARAEWQGEPNPAGVEIMSLPSLPLPRYPEIRLALPRAPRVHRMVERFRPDLIHCETEFTVGRMGQLAAARAGIPVVSSFHTDFGRYTVAYGVPWLRGQVSAHLGRFHRRSRRVYTPSTASREEVQRLGASDVEVWGRGVGTELFHPGRRSQAMRAALGMGSRFTFLYVGRLAPEKWPEQVLEAFRLASEILPRGVIHLIVAGTGPREAELRAAAPPGVSFLGLLDRQGQLPDLYANADAFVFASVTETLGLVVLEAMSSGVPVIATPAGGVRDHLLDGENASPAPMATRRRWRGR; translated from the coding sequence ATGCGCGTGCTGTTCTGTACAGACACGTACCCTCCGCAGGTCAACGGCGTATCGATCGTGACGGCACTCTCCGTCGCCGGGCTCACCCGGCTGGGCTGGGAGTGCGCCGTGGTGGCTCCGGACTACCCCGAGGCGGCTCGCGCGGAATGGCAGGGCGAGCCCAATCCGGCCGGCGTTGAGATCATGAGCCTGCCGAGCCTGCCGCTGCCGCGCTATCCGGAGATCCGTCTGGCACTGCCGCGAGCCCCGCGGGTGCACCGCATGGTGGAGAGGTTCCGGCCCGACCTGATCCACTGTGAGACCGAGTTCACCGTGGGCCGGATGGGCCAGCTCGCAGCGGCGCGTGCCGGCATCCCGGTGGTCTCCTCGTTTCATACCGATTTCGGTCGCTACACCGTGGCCTACGGCGTCCCCTGGCTCCGAGGGCAGGTGTCCGCCCACCTCGGCCGGTTTCACCGGCGGAGCCGGCGGGTGTACACCCCGTCCACTGCCTCCCGGGAAGAGGTGCAGCGATTGGGTGCGTCAGATGTGGAGGTGTGGGGCCGGGGAGTGGGTACCGAGCTGTTTCACCCGGGTCGCCGGAGCCAGGCGATGCGGGCGGCGCTGGGCATGGGAAGCCGCTTCACTTTTCTGTACGTCGGGCGCCTGGCACCCGAGAAGTGGCCGGAACAGGTGCTGGAAGCGTTCCGCCTGGCCAGCGAGATCCTGCCCCGCGGCGTGATCCACCTGATCGTCGCGGGGACGGGTCCGCGTGAGGCCGAGCTGCGGGCCGCCGCGCCGCCGGGCGTGAGCTTCCTCGGCCTCCTCGACCGGCAGGGCCAGCTCCCCGACCTCTATGCCAACGCCGACGCGTTCGTGTTCGCCTCGGTGACCGAGACCCTCGGACTGGTGGTGCTCGAGGCGATGTCGAGCGGGGTTCCGGTCATCGCGACCCCCGCCGGCGGGGTGCGCGATCACCTGCTGGACGGGGAGAACGCATCTCCTGCCCCGATGGCGACGCGTCGGAGATGGCGCGGGCGATGA
- a CDS encoding ATP-binding protein — MSFAKRLVLGTILNLIIVLAALLGWAGRSLRQDLEGDIARSLENEARLVREALPADSLAWGTLVHQLFHQINHRITLIDLSGRVRADSDFPPGPLPAIENHGSRPEVRAALRSGRGVASRQSTTVGRQLLYVAIPGGPGVIRVAANLDQVDDAIRRAQRAVSGAAVLALVLGIVLALVLARSIAQPLTEISTAARAIAAGSPPRFPRSGVPEVDALVQALRQMHRQLADRFEELRREQAESAALVESMMEGVIAADGRGRIVTANPAARRLLGYGPADPLPDLAELFRVKAAREVVDAVLGGQVVQDRQVETDGHAFMVNARPLPAAGAVLVLHDLTELRRLEVVRRDFVANVSHELKTPLTSISGYAETLLADAPDKPTTQRFLSTILDNARRMQRLVDDLLDLSRIEAGRWRPNPEEVDASAIAEEAWTALGDRAANSGIGFSAESDPDARTVTVDPDALRQILTNLIDNGLRYTPAGGHITCRITATAGGTSIAVRDTGSGISREHLPRIFERFYRADPSRSRADGGSGLGLAIVKHLVEAHGGRVTAVSERGQGTTVTVWFPAATPAVVPPAQISR; from the coding sequence GTGAGCTTTGCCAAGCGGCTGGTCCTCGGAACCATCCTCAACCTGATCATCGTCCTTGCGGCCCTGCTGGGCTGGGCGGGACGCTCGCTTCGGCAGGACCTGGAGGGCGACATCGCACGCTCGCTGGAGAACGAGGCCCGGCTGGTACGGGAGGCCCTTCCGGCCGATTCGCTCGCCTGGGGCACCTTGGTCCACCAGCTCTTTCATCAGATCAATCATCGGATCACGCTCATCGACCTGTCCGGCCGGGTGCGGGCCGACAGCGACTTCCCTCCTGGCCCGCTGCCGGCCATCGAGAACCACGGGAGCCGCCCCGAGGTACGGGCGGCGCTCAGGAGTGGGCGGGGCGTTGCCAGCCGGCAGAGCACGACGGTGGGCCGCCAGCTCCTCTACGTGGCGATCCCGGGCGGGCCGGGCGTCATCCGAGTGGCCGCCAACCTGGATCAGGTAGACGACGCGATCCGCCGGGCGCAGCGAGCCGTCAGTGGCGCCGCGGTACTGGCGCTGGTGCTGGGCATCGTGCTCGCGCTCGTGCTGGCTCGCTCCATCGCGCAGCCGCTGACCGAGATCTCGACCGCCGCCCGCGCCATCGCCGCGGGGTCCCCGCCCCGTTTCCCCCGCTCGGGCGTCCCCGAGGTCGACGCGCTGGTGCAGGCGTTGCGCCAGATGCATCGCCAGCTGGCCGACCGTTTCGAGGAGCTCCGCCGGGAGCAGGCCGAGTCCGCGGCGCTGGTCGAGTCGATGATGGAAGGCGTGATCGCGGCCGACGGCCGGGGACGCATCGTCACCGCCAATCCCGCCGCCCGGCGGCTGCTGGGCTATGGCCCGGCGGACCCGCTCCCCGATCTGGCGGAGCTCTTTCGGGTGAAGGCCGCGCGCGAGGTGGTGGATGCGGTGCTCGGCGGCCAAGTGGTCCAGGACCGGCAGGTGGAGACCGACGGTCATGCCTTCATGGTCAACGCCCGGCCGCTGCCCGCGGCCGGCGCGGTGCTGGTACTGCACGACCTGACCGAGCTGCGCCGGCTGGAGGTCGTCCGCCGTGACTTCGTGGCCAACGTCTCCCACGAGCTCAAGACCCCGCTCACCTCCATCTCCGGCTACGCCGAGACGCTGCTGGCAGACGCGCCGGACAAGCCAACGACGCAGCGCTTTCTCAGCACCATTCTCGACAACGCCCGGCGGATGCAGCGCCTGGTGGATGACCTGCTCGACCTCTCGCGGATCGAGGCCGGGCGGTGGCGCCCCAATCCGGAGGAGGTGGATGCGAGCGCCATCGCCGAGGAGGCCTGGACCGCGCTGGGGGACCGGGCCGCCAACTCCGGCATCGGGTTCTCGGCGGAGAGCGATCCGGACGCGCGTACGGTCACCGTGGACCCCGACGCTCTGCGGCAGATCCTCACTAACCTGATCGACAATGGCTTGCGCTATACGCCGGCGGGGGGGCACATCACCTGTCGGATCACGGCGACGGCGGGCGGCACCAGCATCGCGGTGCGGGACACCGGCTCGGGCATCAGCCGGGAGCATCTCCCGAGAATCTTCGAGCGATTCTACCGAGCGGACCCTTCACGCTCCCGGGCGGATGGCGGATCGGGTCTGGGGCTGGCCATCGTGAAGCATCTGGTGGAGGCGCACGGCGGCCGGGTCACGGCGGTGAGCGAGCGAGGTCAGGGCACCACGGTGACCGTCTGGTTTCCGGCAGCCACGCCGGCGGTGGTTCCGCCGGCGCAGATCTCCAGGTAG
- a CDS encoding response regulator: MTHRILVVDDEADITALVAYHLAKAGFRVSTANNGPDALKAAREERPDIVILDLMLPGVSGYDVLEELRRRDETRDVGVILLTARREETDRIRGLTLGADDYLTKPFSPQELSLRVRGLLRRLASPPVTAGSTLAAGPISIDRSAHRASVGGEELNLTATEYKLLLTLVERRGRVQTRPQLLETVWEAQPDIQTRTVDMHVQRLRTKLGDSGKLIETVRGFGYRFRGTERGARNR; encoded by the coding sequence ATGACACACCGCATCCTGGTCGTCGACGACGAAGCGGATATCACGGCACTGGTGGCCTACCACTTGGCCAAAGCGGGGTTTCGCGTGTCCACGGCCAACAACGGACCCGACGCGCTCAAGGCGGCCCGGGAAGAGCGGCCCGACATCGTGATCCTCGACCTCATGCTGCCCGGCGTCTCCGGATACGACGTACTGGAGGAGCTGCGCCGCCGGGACGAGACCCGGGACGTCGGCGTCATTCTGCTCACCGCCCGGCGGGAAGAGACCGACCGCATCCGCGGCTTGACCCTCGGGGCCGACGACTATCTTACCAAGCCGTTCTCGCCCCAGGAGCTCTCGCTCAGGGTGCGCGGGCTGCTCCGCCGACTCGCCTCGCCGCCGGTCACCGCCGGGTCCACCCTCGCCGCCGGTCCGATCTCGATCGACCGCTCGGCCCACCGTGCGAGCGTCGGCGGCGAGGAGCTCAATCTCACGGCGACCGAGTACAAGCTGCTGCTGACGCTGGTGGAGCGGCGGGGCCGGGTGCAGACCCGTCCGCAGCTGCTGGAGACCGTGTGGGAGGCGCAGCCGGACATTCAGACCCGCACGGTGGACATGCACGTCCAGCGGCTGCGTACCAAGCTGGGCGACTCCGGCAAGCTGATCGAGACCGTGCGCGGCTTCGGCTACCGCTTCCGGGGCACCGAGCGGGGAGCCCGGAACCGGTGA
- a CDS encoding metalloregulator ArsR/SmtB family transcription factor: MNTPPSTTELLLTVAEPTRLRILNCLAAAPLFVSDLQVVLDLPQPTVSRHLQVLRRADLVRDTPIAQFVLYRLRRDVGSQGRLLSAILDAVLHDGPMRSERDRAADRSRSHTRTRVQEPAEKPLARPKRV, from the coding sequence ATGAACACTCCGCCCTCCACCACCGAGCTCCTGCTCACGGTCGCGGAGCCCACCCGGCTCCGGATCCTCAACTGCCTCGCGGCCGCGCCGCTGTTCGTCTCCGATCTGCAGGTGGTGCTCGATCTCCCCCAGCCCACCGTCTCGCGCCACCTCCAGGTGCTGCGGCGGGCCGACCTGGTGCGGGATACGCCGATCGCGCAGTTCGTGCTCTACCGCCTGCGCCGGGACGTGGGCTCGCAGGGACGCCTGCTATCCGCGATCCTCGACGCGGTGCTCCATGACGGTCCGATGCGCTCGGAGCGGGACCGCGCCGCCGATCGCAGCCGCTCACATACCCGCACCCGCGTGCAGGAACCCGCCGAGAAGCCGCTGGCCCGTCCCAAGAGGGTCTGA